Proteins co-encoded in one Methylomonas albis genomic window:
- the cysG gene encoding siroheme synthase CysG: protein MDYFPLFLKLKDQPCLVVGAGEIASRKIELLAKAGARITVVALDIGTSVAEMGRDNRLVIQEKAFAADDVNGMRVVISATDRRTINEAVAQAATSQNIPVNVVDNPDLCSFIFPAIVDRSPLIVAVSSGGVSPVLARLLRSKVESAIPAAFGLLAQFAEDFRALVKDRLKEPNRRRVFWEDALQGHIAELVFSGHREQAATELQAKLDAAEQTQHRGEVYLIGAGPGDPDLLTFRALRLMQQADVIVYDRLVSQEILEMARRDAEKIYVGKQRSNHSLPQESINELLANLALSGKRVARLKGGDPFIFGRGGEEIETLMQQGIQFQVVPGITAAAGCASYAGIPLTHRDHAQSCTFVTGHLKDGNINLNWSQLAAPNQTIVIYMGLVGLETICQSLIEHGCPAEQPIALIQQGTTRHQRVITGTLGDMPKRVENADIKPPTLIIVGTVVRLRKQLEWFQPNPN, encoded by the coding sequence ATGGATTACTTCCCGCTTTTCTTAAAACTAAAAGACCAGCCATGCCTAGTAGTAGGGGCCGGCGAAATCGCCTCGCGTAAAATCGAGCTCTTAGCAAAGGCCGGGGCGAGGATTACGGTGGTGGCTCTGGATATTGGCACCAGCGTCGCAGAGATGGGCCGAGATAATCGCTTAGTTATCCAAGAAAAAGCCTTTGCAGCAGACGATGTGAACGGCATGCGCGTAGTCATATCTGCCACCGACCGGCGCACGATCAACGAAGCAGTTGCTCAGGCCGCCACATCTCAGAATATTCCGGTGAATGTCGTCGACAATCCCGATTTGTGCAGTTTTATCTTTCCAGCGATTGTTGATCGCTCACCACTAATCGTCGCCGTGTCGTCTGGCGGCGTGTCGCCGGTGCTGGCGCGCTTGCTACGCTCCAAGGTAGAAAGCGCCATTCCTGCCGCGTTCGGGCTGCTAGCGCAGTTTGCCGAGGATTTTCGAGCATTGGTCAAGGATAGACTAAAAGAGCCCAACCGCCGCCGGGTCTTTTGGGAGGACGCATTGCAGGGACATATCGCCGAATTAGTGTTCTCCGGCCATCGCGAACAAGCTGCAACAGAATTGCAAGCCAAACTCGATGCCGCGGAGCAGACACAGCATCGCGGCGAGGTGTATCTGATCGGCGCCGGTCCCGGAGATCCTGATTTGCTGACATTCCGAGCCCTGAGATTAATGCAGCAAGCGGATGTGATTGTCTACGATAGGCTGGTGTCCCAGGAGATATTGGAAATGGCTCGCCGTGACGCCGAAAAAATCTACGTGGGCAAACAACGCAGCAATCACAGCTTACCGCAAGAATCGATTAACGAGCTGCTGGCGAATCTGGCCCTGTCGGGCAAACGCGTCGCACGTTTGAAAGGCGGCGATCCGTTTATTTTCGGCCGTGGCGGCGAGGAAATCGAAACACTAATGCAACAAGGCATTCAATTTCAGGTCGTGCCCGGCATTACCGCCGCAGCCGGTTGCGCCAGTTACGCCGGAATTCCGTTAACCCACCGCGATCATGCCCAGTCTTGTACCTTCGTGACCGGACATTTGAAAGACGGCAATATCAATCTAAATTGGAGCCAGTTAGCTGCGCCGAATCAGACCATTGTGATTTATATGGGTCTAGTCGGCCTGGAGACTATCTGCCAATCGTTGATCGAGCACGGCTGCCCGGCCGAACAGCCGATTGCGCTGATTCAGCAAGGCACTACCCGTCATCAACGGGTAATTACCGGCACTTTGGGCGATATGCCCAAACGCGTTGAAAACGCCGACATCAAACCGCCAACCTTGATTATCGTCGGCACGGTAGTGCGTCTGCGCAAACAGTTAGAATGGTTTCAACCCAATCCCAACTAG
- a CDS encoding sulfurtransferase TusA family protein encodes MIEFDLEVDASGLQCPLPLLRLKKAIMEVESGRVVKVIATDPAAHLDFGVYIDQAGHIPLRIFKEADKQVFFIQKK; translated from the coding sequence ATGATCGAGTTTGATTTGGAAGTCGATGCCAGCGGATTGCAATGTCCGTTACCGTTACTGCGTTTGAAGAAGGCGATTATGGAAGTTGAAAGTGGCAGAGTAGTCAAAGTGATTGCCACCGATCCAGCCGCTCATCTGGATTTTGGTGTCTATATAGATCAGGCGGGGCATATTCCGCTGAGAATATTCAAGGAAGCCGACAAGCAAGTTTTCTTTATACAGAAAAAATAG
- a CDS encoding histidinol-phosphatase: MSLAIFDLDNTLIADDSDFLWGQFLVDRGIVDKDKYEQANKKFYEDYKQGSLDIVEFLHFSLAPLAQHDAEQLYRWRAEFVETLIKPIMLDAAQALVEKHRSAGDTLLVITATNRFVTEPIVKLYGIENLLATTPEFVDGRYTGKFNGTPCFQQGKVELLQDWLANSTETLAGSWFYSDSHNDLPLLSLVDQPVAVDPDEKLLAAAKQANWPIISLRQ; this comes from the coding sequence GTGAGCTTAGCGATTTTTGATCTGGATAACACGCTGATCGCCGATGACAGCGATTTTTTATGGGGGCAATTTCTGGTCGACCGAGGTATCGTCGACAAGGACAAGTACGAACAGGCCAATAAAAAATTCTACGAGGATTACAAACAAGGCTCGCTGGATATCGTCGAATTTTTGCATTTCTCGCTAGCGCCGCTGGCGCAACACGACGCCGAACAACTGTATCGCTGGCGCGCGGAATTCGTCGAAACACTGATTAAGCCCATCATGCTGGATGCCGCGCAGGCTTTAGTGGAAAAGCATCGTTCGGCCGGCGATACCTTGCTGGTGATTACCGCCACGAATCGCTTCGTCACCGAACCCATTGTGAAACTTTACGGCATTGAAAACCTGTTGGCGACCACACCGGAATTTGTCGATGGTCGCTACACCGGCAAATTCAACGGCACGCCCTGCTTTCAGCAAGGAAAAGTAGAATTGCTGCAAGATTGGTTAGCCAATTCCACGGAAACTCTGGCAGGCAGCTGGTTCTACAGCGATTCCCATAACGATTTGCCGCTATTAAGCTTGGTCGATCAACCTGTCGCGGTCGATCCCGATGAAAAACTACTGGCAGCCGCCAAACAGGCGAATTGGCCGATTATCAGTTTGAGGCAATAG